Below is a genomic region from Catenuloplanes atrovinosus.
GGTGATCGGCTGAACGCTCATGTCGCCCGAAAGCGCCACCGGCGGTAATACGAATGCGTGCCATAATTCGGCGATGGCAGGCGATTCCGGTACGCGTGAGGCGGAAAGCAGGACCTATTCACAGGTCGCCGCCGGCGTGTGGGAGATCGTGCCGGGTGCCATCGGGGTGGCCTCCGGCGTCGCCGGTCTGGCGGGCTTCTCGAGGGGCGCCTCGCGGCTGGTGCTGCTGCTCACGGCCGTGGTCTGCGGGCTGATCGTGGTGGTCCGGCTCTGGACGATCTTCGTGCTGCGCCGCAACAAGGAGCTGAGGACCCGCATCCGCCGGCTGCAGACCGACAACGCCGCGCTCCAGGCGGAGAACGACGCGCTGGCCGGCACCAACCGCACGATCCGCGACGACCACGCGCGCATCCTCGGCGAGCGGGACCACCTCGTCGACGAGCACAACCGGTACGTCGGCGCCATCCAGCGCATCATCGACCGGGAGACCCCCGCGTTCGAGGAGGAACTCGAGGTCACGATAACCGTCGGCGCCGAGGACGAGGACGACGTGGTGGTCGAGCGGCGGCGCACCCGGCCGCGTGAGCGCGTCACGCACCGTTCGATGCGCCCGATCGTGCCGGCCGGCCGCCAGGCGCGGGTCTGCCGGCTCGCGGACATCGGCTACCGGGTGCGGTTCCTGGACGACGGCGCGCCGGTGGAGCAGTTCGCGCTGATCGAGGACGTCGGGCACCTGCGCGTCTGGCTCGTCTTCGACCAGCCGCTGGTGGACGAGGCCGACTGGGAGGTCACCTACCGCCCGGCCGGGCTGTGGCGCCCGCTCCGGCAGCGCGGCCGGGACGTGCTGCGCTGGCGCGACCAGCTGATCACGGCGGACGCCAAGCCGTCCGCGCTGTCGTCGTTCACGATCACGTTCCTGTTCCCCGGCGACCGCCCGGCGCCGTGGGTGACCGAACGTCACCAGTTGGGCAGCGTGGTCCCGGCCCGGCGTACCGGTGGCGGGCAGTGGGAGGTCCGCTGGAGCGATCCCGCGCCGGCCGGCCGCTACTACGAGTGGGACCTGCTGCAACCGCCGCGGTGAACACGAAGCGTCCCCGGGTGCCGGAGCACCCGGGGACGCGGGGCGTGATCTGAGGGTCTGTCTAGCCCGGGCCGATGTACGTCATCCGACTTCCCCTCGCCGCTGTCTCCACCGGCCCCTCCCGACCGGCTGAGATCCACTTTACGGCCGCTCTGACCTGGGCGGATCACGGAATCGTGCCATCGTGGACGGTGCCTAGACGGGGACCCTGGCGGCCGGCGAGAGGATGTGCAGGCGACCCTCCGCGATCTCGAAGTAGCCGCCGCACAGCTCCAGTTCCCCGGCCGCCTCGCGGGCCGCGACCGCCGGGTGGGTGCGCAGGTTGTCGAGCTGCTGGAGCACGTTCTCGCGGCCGAGCCGGTCCAGGCGGTCCGGGCCGTCGGGCCGGGTGGCGAGGCGGTCGAGGCTGTGCGAGCCGTGCCGCAGCCAGCCGCTCAGGTACGGCATGTTCCCCGCGCGCTCCGGCGTGAGCAGCGCGTCCATGGCGCCGCAGGCCGAGTGGCCGCAGACCGTGATGGTCTTGATCGGCAGCACCGCGAGCGCGTACTCGATGGCGGCGATGGTGGAGTCGTTCGGGTCGGCCTCGCCGTGCCGCGGCACCAGGTTACCGACGTTACGGACCGTGAACAGATCGCCCGGCCCGCTCGACGTGATCATGTTGGGCACCAGGCGCGAGTCGGCGCAGGTGATGAAGAGGTGGGTGGGTCGCTGCCCGTGGGCCAGCTCGCTGAACAGCGGCCGGACCAGCGGCGCCACGTGCGACTGGTACTCCTCGGTGCCCTCCTCCAGCTGGCGGCGGCCGGAGAGCGTGGCGGCGAGCGGGTGCCAGGCCGCGCGGTTGCGCACCGGCGGCGTGCGCCGCACCGGTCGCGGCAGTCCGGACCGGCCCGGCGCGTACCAGTGCTCGCGCACCTCGTCGATGCGGACGGTCCCGCCGCTCCGCTCGTACCCGGTGCGCCAGTCGTCGATCGCGGTGACGCCGGCGTGGTCCATGAAATCGATGTTCAACGAAAGATCGACAACCGCCTTCTCGGGTACGGCCGTGAGCGCCCGCAGCAGCGCCGGCACGCTGAGGAATGTCAGCGAGCCGTCCACCGCGACCCGCACCGGGCCGCCGTGCTGCGGCGTGACCCGCACGGCGATGGACGCCAGCCGGCGGATGGTGAGCAGCAGCGCGCAGCCGAGCCCGATCAGCACGCCCTCGAACAGGCCGAGCGCGACCACGCCGGCCATGGTGAGCAGGTAGACCGGCAGTTCGCCGTGCCGGTGCACGCCGCGCAGGTGGGAGAGGTTGACCATCTGCACGCCGATCGCGACCAGCAGCGCGGCCAGCGCGCCCAGCGGGATCAGCTCGATCGCGGGCGCCGCGACCAGCGCGAGCACCAGCACCCAGACGCCGTGCATGACGGTGGCGCGGCGGCTGCGCGCGCCGGCCTTCGCGTTCGCGGTGCTGCGGACCACCACGCCGGCGATCGGCAGGCCGCCGAGCAGGCCCGCGGTCAGGTTCGCGGCGCCCTGGCCGGTCAGCTCCCGGTCCAGGTTGACGCGCGGGCCGTCGTGCAGCCGGTCCATCGCCACCGCGCAGAGCAGCGACTCGACGCTCGCGACCAGCGCGACCGCGATCACGGCGCCCGCGACGGACGTCCAGCTCGCGTCCGGCCACTGTGGTGCGGCCAGCGCGGCGAGCGGGTCCGAGGGCAGGTCGACGCGGGCCACGTCCCAGCCGAGCACGGCCGCGACGCCGGTGCCGGCCGCGATGGCCGCGAGTGGCGCCGGTACGACCCGTACCCGCTGCGGCAGCCGCGGCCAGGCGATCAGCACGGCCAGCGTGAGCAGTCCGGTGGCGACCGTCAGGGTGTGGTTGGAGGCGAGCTGCCCCGGCAGCTCGACGAGGTTGTCCAGCGCGGAGCTCTGCGGCGTGCCGCCGAGCACGATGTGCAGCTGGGAGAGCGCGATGACCACGCCGACACCGGCCAGCATGCCGTGGATGACCGCGGGCGACACCGCGAGCGCGGCGCGGGCCACGCGGGACAGGCCGAGGACGAGCTGCAGGACGCCGGCCGCGGCGACGATCGCGCAGGTCGCGGCCCATCCGTAGGTCTGTACCAGGCCGGCCACGATCACGGTCAGGCCGGCCGCCGGGCCGCTGACCTGTACGGCCGAGCCGCCGATCAGGCCGCCGACGATGCCGCCGACCACGGCGCTGATCAGGCCGGCGACCAGCGGGGCGTCGGACGCGACCGCGATGCCGAGCGAGAGCGGCACGGCGATCAGCACCACGACCAGCGAGGCGCCGAAATCACCCCGCCAGGTCCAGGCCTTTGTGGAGCCCGGCTCGTTGGTAACGGGCGGCCCGTGCGCGCCGTCGGCCGCCGGTGGCGGGTCCGGATCGCCGGCCGGGAGCTTGCCGTCGCCCTGCGCGGCAACGCCGTCAGATACCCTTAAATGCTTAAAAATCGCCATATGCCACCTTCTTTGCGTACGTAAGGTGCGGTCCTTACGTGGCCACAGAGTAGCGATCAGGGGTTGATGGAGTGGCGGGTTCCGCGCCGAATCGTGGCGCGTTAACCAACGATTAATCCGTGCGAGTCGGCTCGGCAAAAACCCGGTTGCTCACGCCGTGGCACCGCGACCCGGCATGACGCCCGCAGGCTTGATACAAGCCGTGAAGTCGCTGAGAGAAGTCTGAAACCGAAGGCCCGGGCGGGGGCTCTCAAACCCGCCCGGACCCTCGGCGACCCCGGCATCATCAGGTGCCGCTATCAGACCTGCTACCCGCGCCCGGCCGGAATATGCGAATCAGAAACCGATTCCTGCGTGGGAGCGCTTCCGATCTCCGCAGCTCGGCCGGGCGTCCCGGGCATCAGGCCGGTGAGCAGGTCGGTCAGCACGATCAAGCCGTCCTCACTGAGCACCGACTCCGGATGGAACTGCACGCCCGCGAACCCCGGCCCGCGCAGCGCGTGCACCGCTCCGTCCGCGGGATCACGGGCCAGCTCCACCCGACCGTACCGGGTGGTGATCTCATCCGCGTCCGCCAGCGCCGTGTACGTCGAGTAGAACCCGACCCGGCGCGCCCTTCCGAAGAGTGAGACATCACGCGCGATCCCCTGGTACGGCGCGTCCCGTCGGTGCAGCCGCAGTCCCAGCATGTCGGACAGCACCTGGTGGGACAGGCACACCGCGAGCATCGGCCGCCCCTCCGCCAGCAGGTCCGCGATCAGCGCGCGCAGCGCCGCGCCCGGCGGGAAGCCCGGATCGGTCGGGTCGCCCGGCCCCGGCCCCGGCACCACCAGGTCGAACGTGTCCACGTCCGGCCCGGGCGCGGACCACGGGCGCACCATCACGTCCAGCC
It encodes:
- a CDS encoding bifunctional SulP family inorganic anion transporter/carbonic anhydrase, yielding MAIFKHLRVSDGVAAQGDGKLPAGDPDPPPAADGAHGPPVTNEPGSTKAWTWRGDFGASLVVVLIAVPLSLGIAVASDAPLVAGLISAVVGGIVGGLIGGSAVQVSGPAAGLTVIVAGLVQTYGWAATCAIVAAAGVLQLVLGLSRVARAALAVSPAVIHGMLAGVGVVIALSQLHIVLGGTPQSSALDNLVELPGQLASNHTLTVATGLLTLAVLIAWPRLPQRVRVVPAPLAAIAAGTGVAAVLGWDVARVDLPSDPLAALAAPQWPDASWTSVAGAVIAVALVASVESLLCAVAMDRLHDGPRVNLDRELTGQGAANLTAGLLGGLPIAGVVVRSTANAKAGARSRRATVMHGVWVLVLALVAAPAIELIPLGALAALLVAIGVQMVNLSHLRGVHRHGELPVYLLTMAGVVALGLFEGVLIGLGCALLLTIRRLASIAVRVTPQHGGPVRVAVDGSLTFLSVPALLRALTAVPEKAVVDLSLNIDFMDHAGVTAIDDWRTGYERSGGTVRIDEVREHWYAPGRSGLPRPVRRTPPVRNRAAWHPLAATLSGRRQLEEGTEEYQSHVAPLVRPLFSELAHGQRPTHLFITCADSRLVPNMITSSGPGDLFTVRNVGNLVPRHGEADPNDSTIAAIEYALAVLPIKTITVCGHSACGAMDALLTPERAGNMPYLSGWLRHGSHSLDRLATRPDGPDRLDRLGRENVLQQLDNLRTHPAVAAREAAGELELCGGYFEIAEGRLHILSPAARVPV